A region of the Nitrososphaerota archaeon genome:
CTTTTGGCTTCAGCCTTTAGGACGAGCTCGCTCCACGCCTTAGCTAAAGCATCTCTTTTTGGGAGATAGACTTTCGCATAGAAGTCTCGCTGCGAAAGTAACACGCTCCTATCGTAGCCTTTGACGATCTTTAAAGCCTCCTCCCACACGTGCTCAAACAGCTCTCCAAACTTCGATTCAATCTGCCTTGCAAAGTCAGCTTCGGTCTGGATTCTACCACCTATCCTAAAGTATAGCTTACCATCCTTAACCTCTTTAAGCGCAACCTCATCACCGAGCTTAAATAGGTCGATAGCCTCTTCACCAACTCTAGCCCTAGCAGCCCTAAACTCTTCGGTAAGTGGAGAAGAGCCTCGGAAGCCCCTTTTCGCAGCAGCGTAGAAGATCGCTCTATTCAAGCCCCAGCTCTTCGCACTCTCTTCAGGCAGACCGAGAACAAAGGCTCTGGCAGCCTGCAACACAGCCATCACTTGGAAGCGACCTATCACCAAGCTGGCTCAAAAGATTAAGCTTACCAGACCTATTTAGCCTTTAAACGCGAAGCTATACTTCCCATTTTTAGAATAATGAGAAGGGATCTTTTAAGATGAAACAAAATACTGGATGGAGTAGTTACTGCACGGCAGTGCGTCTCTTTTTACTCTTTAGGCAAGATTTCTACTCTGCCTTTAACACCGGCCTTGAAGCGCTTCGCATCAGATTCGCTGCCGACTATGGCACCATAATGCATAGGTATAGCGACCTTTGGCTTCATGGTGTTAGCCAGCTCGATGGCTTCGTCGGCAGTCATAACATATGTGCCGCTAACAGGTAGAAGTGCTATGTCCACATTCAACCCCTTTATCTCCGGTATATCATCGGTGTCTCCAGCGTGGTAGATGCTGACCCCTTTAACCTTCACCACGTAGCCAACCCTACCATCCTCTTTCGGGTGAAAGACTTGACCAGGAGCCCTAAACTTGTTTATGTTATATGCTGGTACCGCCTGCACAGTTACCCCTCTTACTTCTCTGGTTTCACCAGGTTTGATTATCACGACTTCTTTGCAGCGGATACCTTTGAGCCCAGATTCAGCGATCTTCGGCGCTACGATCGTTGTATCGCTTGTGGCGATCTTCTTTATGTCCTCTGGGCTAAGATGGTCGAAGTGTTCATGTGTAACTAAGATAAGATCCGCTTTCTCTCCGCCTGCTATCTTGAAGGGGTCTATGTAGATTGTGCAATCGTCTTTGATTTTGAAACAGTCATGCCCGAGCCAAGATATCTTAACACCACCATACTCAAACATAGCGGGTCAACACTCATAGCATATACTCACTATTAAAGCTTAATGAGGAGTCACAACGATATTATTTCAACGCTGACCTTCTCGCCTAAAGTGATCACAGCACAGGTCTTCCGAAGCGCTGGGAATGCGCCGGTCAGACTACCTGGATTCACGTAAATAACCCCCTCAACTTCCTCCTTCTTCGCTTGATGAGTATGACCGTACACAACTAGCTTAGCCTGATCAAAGCGCTTTTTGACCCTCTCCAGGAGACCGAAGGGGCTTCCGCCTTCGCTTGGATGGATCACACCGATTCTGAACCCCTCAGCCTCAATTACTTCTATCGGTTTGAGCTCAGCCCTAACGCTTGGTGGATCCATGTTGCCGTACACTCCTATAAAGTGGCTTATTTCTTTAAGCTCTCTGACGAACTGTATTCCGGTGTAGTCTCCAGCATGTAGGATTAGGTCTGCTTTTGAGAGCCTATCTACGATCTTCTGGTCAAGGTCGTTTAGGCTTTGGATATGTGTGTCTGAGATAGCTATGATCCTCAACCATCACCACCTGTTAGCATCATTTTTAAAGTGGCTTCTATTAATTATGTTTGCTGTGAGGGTTCTTATAGCCTTCTTCTCATACACAGGCAACACAAGGTCTGCCGCCAAGCAACTAGCGTCCTTACTGTATAACAAGGAGGTCGAAGTTGATTTAGAGGAGATACAGCCTACTAAACGCTACCACTACCTCTACTGGCTCTTCCTATCTTTCATCCCGAATCTACGAACTCCCATAAGACAGCCTAGCGCTGATCCAAGCAAATACGATCTTATCTGCTTAGGTCTACCAAAATGGACCCTAGCCTGCCCACCCGTAAACCAATATCTTGAAAAGGTCAACTTAACGGGAAAAACGGTAGGTCTATTCGTGACCTACGGAGGGTTTGACGAAAGGCGCTACCTGAAACAGATGATCAAACGCCTTACTAAAAAAAGTGTGAAGGTTAAAGCTACGCTACTATTAAAGAGAAGTTGGGTTAAAGAAGGTAAGATAGGTGAGCCTCTACGCAGGTT
Encoded here:
- a CDS encoding MBL fold metallo-hydrolase, whose amino-acid sequence is MFEYGGVKISWLGHDCFKIKDDCTIYIDPFKIAGGEKADLILVTHEHFDHLSPEDIKKIATSDTTIVAPKIAESGLKGIRCKEVVIIKPGETREVRGVTVQAVPAYNINKFRAPGQVFHPKEDGRVGYVVKVKGVSIYHAGDTDDIPEIKGLNVDIALLPVSGTYVMTADEAIELANTMKPKVAIPMHYGAIVGSESDAKRFKAGVKGRVEILPKE
- a CDS encoding metallophosphoesterase family protein, which produces MRIIAISDTHIQSLNDLDQKIVDRLSKADLILHAGDYTGIQFVRELKEISHFIGVYGNMDPPSVRAELKPIEVIEAEGFRIGVIHPSEGGSPFGLLERVKKRFDQAKLVVYGHTHQAKKEEVEGVIYVNPGSLTGAFPALRKTCAVITLGEKVSVEIISL